The window TAATCGTTCAAATCGCATGCGCTCCACAAAATCTACCATTTCTTCAAATTCTGCCTCTCCTTCTCCGGGGTGCCCGGTGATAAGCGTGGTCCTAATCGCAATGTCAGGGATTTTACTTCGGATTTCATTGATCAAGGCCTCCTGTTTTTCACGTGTAGTGCCCCTTCTCATCGTTTTTAACACCTCGGTAGATCCATGCTGCAAAGGAATATCCAGATAATTGCAAATATTGTCCCTTTCTGACATTACTTCCAAAACATCCATGGGAAAGCCTGTCGGGTAAGCATAATGCAACCTTATCCATTCCAACCCTTCTACATCCGAAAGGGCGCGCAATAGATCTGCAAGTCTTCTTTTTTTGTAAAGATCCAAACCATAATAGGTAGAATCTTGAGCGATCAATAGTATCTCCTTTGTTCCTCCGGCCACTTTGTGCTTGGCCTCTTTTACCAATTCTTCAATTGGGCGAGAAACGTGTCCACCTCTCATAAGGGGAATGGCACAAAAAGAACATGGCCTGTCACAACCTTCTGAGATTTTCATGTAGGCGTAATGCGAAGCGTGGCTTAGCAACCGCTCCCCCACCAACTCATGCTTATAATCAGCCTTAAATTTCTTTAATAATGCAGGGAGTTCTCTGGTTCCAAAAAAGGCATCGACCTGAGGAATTTCAACTTCCAAATCATCCTTATACCGCTGAGAAAGGCATCCTGTTACATAAACTTTATCCACCAAACCCTGATCCTTTGCAGTAGCATATTCTAAAATTGTATTGATAGATTCCTGCTTCGCATTGTCTATAAATCCACAAGTATTGATGATCACTATATTATTGTCCTCAGCACTTGATTCATGCCTGGCATCAATACCATTTCCTTTCAGTTGGCTTAATAGCACTTCAGAATCCACGAGGTTTTTGGAACAACCCATGGTGATGATATTGACTTTATCTTTTTTTAAGGTTCTTGCTTTCATATCTTCCTGCAAAAGTACAAAATTACCCTGACAACCATTCTATACATCTCCCCTTTAGCGAAATGTTATTTAATTATTAAAGACTGCGTTATTATGTAAAGAATCCTTAACCTTCAAAAGACTATTATAATTCAGGAAAAGCCTAATTTTGAATCAGTAATACAGCGACAATTTTTTTATTACTCCTTGTAATTTTTTAAAAGGCCACGATCCATATCGAGGCCTTTTTCTTTTTGTCCCAAAAGTCCCTCTGAGAAATCTAATTTCCCATCACCTAGAATCCGTGAATATTTCAGGTTTTATGAAGGACGACCCGGATATTAAAATTAGCCGAGTAAACCTGATTGGTTTTATTTTAATAAGAACCAAATGATTAACGAAATAGCCTGGGGATTTTAGGTACTACCCAGCCGAAATATTAATTTAAATACCCGATATTTACTGCAACTATTATTAATTAATTACAATGGCCGGACAGGTAGATAGAAAACAAACAATAAAAGAAGAGTTTGCCAATACCCTCACCCACCTGATTGGTATTCTTTTTAGTATTGTGGCCATATCTCTTCTGGTGGTTTTTTCTGTTTTAAACGGCACTGCCTTGCATGTGGTCAGTTGCTGTATCTTTGGCGCCACCATGTTATTGCTTTATACTTCCTCTACTCTCTATCATGCCATTCAATCCAAACAACTAAAGCCCCTTTTGCGCAGTATTGATCATATCAGTATTTACTTTCTGATTTCCGGCACCTATACCCCCTTTTTATTGATAGGATTGGGTGGCACCTTGGGATGGGTCTATTTCGGAATCGTGTGGACCATCACCCTATTGGGATTGGTATTTAAAATATTTTTTATTGGGAGGTTTGAAAAACTATCCCTCATATTGTACTTATGCATGGGCTGGATGGCGCTGCTTCTTATAAAGCCATTGGTGTCCAACCTTAGTACAGAAATCATTTACCTGATTGCAGCTGGTGGTTTGTCATATACCATAGGCACTGTTTTTTATGCCAATAAAAAAATGCTTTATGCCCATGCCATCTGGCATGTTTTTGTCTTTGTTGGGACGAGTTTACATTTTATAGCCATTCTGTTTATGATTACCTGATGGATTCCTCGAAGACTTGTACTATAAACGCGTAGATTCATCTCGAAATTAATTCCGAAACCAACCAAAGTCGGCCCATGGGTATTCGGTGAAATTTTATTCTCTATTCAGTTATGCTATCAATCCTTCCATTGAATAGTCCGATAAAAAAATCCATTAAGCAATTCTTTCAACTAATTACTTTTTATACTATTTAAGTATGGATAAAACTTATACTTACCTTCCCTGAAATATACCTATTTTGCTGCAGCCTTAAACATGATTCAGCTACTCTCAAAAATAAAATAAATGCTGAATTATGTATTTTAGCTATGGTACTAAACAATGATATAGGTCCTCCTATAATTTTTCATGACCTCGACCCTATTTTTAAATCAATTCTTGGTATATAGCTATAATGGAATAATGACCTATGATTTTTATGGTAAATTGTGATCCCAAGTAAAACTTAATAATTTAAAGGTTGCTGTTAATACATCCAATGGATTTCTCAACTATTTATTAAAGTGGGAGAAAGGTACTTAGGGTCCAATCAAAAATCTCCTTATTATTGTCTATTTTCCCGGGTATTATCCTTGAGATCAAATTTTATTAACAAAGACTAAAAGTGCTGATGAAAATGTTTCATTCAGAGAAAAAGTGAATATAAAATGCCCAATCTGGTTACATGTGCTCAATAAAAATTATGAAAAAATAGCAGATTTACCTTCTCCGGATGGTATTGATTTTAGCCTGACGTAAGTTTAAGATGGCTCTACCTAGGCAATGGATAGTAAAGACCTTGGTATAGAACTGGATTATTTCACTTTTTTTAAGCTTGACTTGGCAATAGAAGACCAATAGGATATTATCATCTAACGCTTATTATAAACTTCATAAAGTTTACAGTCAACGGATTAGAAATGGTCATTAATATGTAACAAAGGTCACTGTCTTTGGCCCGATCTATGTGTAGTTTTAAAATCGAACCAATAAAATGATTTAGCTATGAAATATTATATAAATAAAACACTCGAAGCACAATCTTTTTCAGGCGTAAAAGACAAGGTAACTGAAGCCCTAAAAGAGCAAGGGTTTGGTGTGCTTACGGAAATAGATATTCAAGCCACCATGAAAAAGAAATTGGACAAGGATTATTTACCTACCCTAATATTGGGCGCTTGTAATCCTGGGTTTGCAGACAAGGTGTTGACCATAGACCCAAATATGTCGGCCACGTTGCCTTGTAATGTCACAATCAGGGAGCTAGAAAACGGTAAAGTCGAGGTCTCTGCCATCGATCCTGAGGCCGCCATGGTTCCGGTAGGAAAAGAGGAAATCAAACCTCTGGCCAAAGAGGTAAAAGAAAAGTTGGCTAAAGCTATTGAAACTATAAAATAATAAAGAAGGAGATTTCTAAAATCAGAAATCTCCTTCTTTTTCTCTTTAAATGGTCATTTATTTTTCAAAAACCAAAGCCTCAGGATTAGCGCCCAAGTCTTTCAACGCTCCATTTACTGCTTTTATAAATCCCTCAGGACCACATACGTAAAAGTTCTGGTGCTTGAAATCGTTTATATTCTCCTTAAGGTATTCCTTGTCAATTCTTCCTTGATCGTATGCAGTATCTTTCTGATTCTCAATGATATTTTGAAATTTATGACCTAAAATGGTCTTCAATTCTTCAAAAAGTATGATGTCATCATTGGTTTTATTAGCAAAAATCAGCTGATTGTTACCTATTTCGTTTTTTTGACGCAAGTCTCGTAGAATTGAAATAAAAGGAGTAATTCCTGCACCTCCTGCTAAAAACACACCTTCACCTTTGTATGAGATGGCACCCCAAGCATCTCCTATTTCAACTTTATCACCTACCTGTACATTTCCTAATCTTTTGGTTACCCCTTCATGGTCCTCGTAAGTTTTAATGGTAAACTCCAAAAAATCATCTTTAGGAAGGCTTGTTAAGGAAAACGGTCGTTTTACATTCTCCCACCCTTCTTTCAGTAAACTTAATTCTGTGGCTTGTCCAGGTACAAAAGTATACCCTTTCGGCTTTTCAATTTTAAAAGCATAGGTATCATGCGTAACTACACTTTTATCTAAGATTTTTAATTGATAGCTTTCCATAGGATTTTGGGTTTTATAATTATACAACTATAAAACATACCACAAACTTTAAACCATAAATTAATTTAGTAGCTTATTAACATTATTTTGTTAAAATTTAATTTTCGAATAGGTCCCACTAAAAAGACCAAGAAAGCTTTGAAATTGTATTGGTTGAAATTTAAAAATAGTTTATGACAAGATTCTAGCTCTGGGTAAACTTGAAGTTTTGTGCGAAAAATTTTTTCCTGCAACATTCTATTCGTATTAATTGTGAATGTCTCCCTAAGCCTTTACTTTAAAGAAAAATATAAATCACAAATGACCAATCTTTATACATCTTTCCTCCCTTGGTTTATTGTTCTATCTTCATTTGTCATTAACACGACAGGCCAACCTAAACTTAAAGATTTTCGGCAAGCTTTTGAAGGTTTAAATCAGCAACCTTCCTCCTTTTTAGCAAAAAATAATATTTCTTACAAGGCCAAAGGAGGGCATCTTCAAGGCATTCAATTGTACAAAGAACATTCAATTTATCTAAGTGGAAGTTCCGACAAACTAAGTTATATGGTAAAAATACACCTTGGTGATCAACCGAAGGTAGTGGCAATTGACACCTTAATGCACTCTCCGCTTCGCCATGCCGGGGGCTTTCAAATATTTGATCAATTTCTGGCTGTAGGCATTGAAGACAATAAAGAAAGAAACCTTGCCTACCTACAGGTCTATAACTTAGAAGCTGAAACCCCTTTTGACAATCCCATTTATACTGTAGAACGAAAAGGAGATTATGAGCGGGTCACTGCCGGAGCAGTTGGCATAACTGCTTATCAGGGTGAAATTTTAATTTTGGTTGCCAATTGGGACAGTCGGGTGCTGGACTTTTACTCATGTCCAGCAGAGGATTTTTATGCCGGAAAAGGAGATTTAAGACTGAAAAATTCCATAGAGGTCAAAAAACTATCTACTGCCGACTGGTCAGACCCTAAATGGGAGTCCTATCAAAATCTGAATTTATTTTCCGACAGGAATGAGCAACTGTTTGTCGTTGGTACAGCAAAAAATGAGGATGGAGGACAGGTAGCAGACTTGTTTAAGCTACATTTGAAACCCTCTACCCCAAAAATCACAAAAATAAGCTCCAAAATATTTCACCCCTCTGAAGGTGTAGATTTTAAAGCTACTGCGGGATTAAATATCTCAACTTCCGGAACATTAATATTAGCCGCTGCACCTTATCAATTGGAAAAAAGCACCACGATTGATATATTCACAAACGAGCCGGTAAAATTTCCAACTTGGAAAAAAACGGAAGAATGGGCTTCACCTGATGCCCGACAAGCAGCGGCCTCCACTGAACAACATATATTTGCCATTAACAATCATTCCATAAGCAAATATGACAGGGTTTCAGGGGGATTGGTAGCCACAAAAAACTATCCAAATACCAAACATTTAAATAGTGGATTTTTTGACAACGAGCTACTCTATTGCGCCCACTCAAACTATCCAAACAAGCCGGATAGCAGTAGCATTCGAATAATTAATCCTCAAAACTTAAGCTTGATAAAGGCAATTAATTTAGGAGAGTCTGAAGGAAGCCTTACATGGGTTGTGAAAAAACAAGCCCTATGGTATGCCCTTTTTGCCTATTATGGTCAGGACAATCACCTCACTTACTTGGCAAGTATGAATAAAGATTGGGAGGTGGTAGATAAATGGACATTTCCTGAAGAAATTATTGATGAGATGGGCAGGATGAGTATATCAGGCGGAGTTCCCTGGGGAAAAGGCTTTTTGGTTACCGGTCACGATGAAAAGATACTCTATTATGTAACTTTGCCTAAAGCAGGTAAAATTCTAAATTTAATGGAACAATATAACGCTCCCTTTACAGGTCAAGGTATCGCATTGGATCCACTAACAGGAGGACTAGTAGGTATAAACAGAGCGGAAAAAGCCTTGATTTCATCCCAGTTTTTACCCTAATCATTCACCTACAGCCTTAACATAATCAATAACCCATTTAAACCCTCTACTTGGTGTATAGACCATTTGGAGCATCATTGGAATGTGCCTTTTATTCTTCTGTATTTTGAAATTAGGTTCAGAAACAAATTTCTTGTATTCTTTCATAAACCTATCTGTACCTACTAAAATACTCTCATAGGTTTTTCCTCCCATCATGAAAAACATTGGAGGCATATCTTTATGTAAAAAGTAGATTGGAGAAGTGTCTTTCCACACCTGTGGAGCGTCAGTAAATGTTTTTAAATGAGAAGTACCCGGGGCATAATTTTTCTCTTTAAGGTAATGGTACATGTCAAGACCTGCTGCATCATTTAAAACGGCGGCAGCAATAGGGCTATCCACCCCAAGACTATCGAAGTACTCCTCTCGAATAGAAATCAGGCTCGCCAAGTGCCCTCCGGCAGAATGTCCGGACACTACTATTTTTCCCGGATCTCCACCATAATCAGCAATATTTTCATCCACCCAATTCAATGCCTTGGCAGAAGCCTTTGCCATGCTGTGAATTTTATACTCCGGGCTCAAGGGATAATCAATAATTACAGCAACTATGTTTCTTCGGGCCCACCTCCTACCAACCAAACTGTATTTCTCCTTGGATCCTGACCTCCAGCTACCTCCATGAATAAAAACCAACACAGGAAGGGCTTCTTTAATTTTTTTTGGTCGGAAAATGTTCAAGCTTTTTTCGGGTAATTCACCCAAGTAACCCTCCTCCATATAGGTTACATTTTCTGTTACAGTAATTCCCCTTAAGGAACAAGATCCACACCAAGCCAAGAGGAAAACAAAAATAAAAAATCGCATCATATTGTACTTTTTTCCAATATACGTGAAAACTACTATTGCAGACCATTCTTAGCATCCAAGGAAATATTAATAGTGGTTTTTTATCGAGTTTCTTCCAATAAATGATATCTATTCTTCCTAGTTAATTATTTTCGTATCCTAATTCATGATTGATAAAAATGAAGGAAAATTCTCCAATAAAATTTTTAGACTTAAAAGCCATTAATCAGGCATTTGAACCTGAACTCTCCGAAACTATATTACAAATAAGCCGGAGTGGTCAATATGTCAATGGGGAAATTTCTGCAAAATTTGAAAAAAATTTTGCAGATTATATTGGTACACAACATTGTATAAGTCTAGGAAATGGCACCAACGCATTAGAACTTATTCTGCGGGCTTATCTTATCTTGGGTCATTTAAAGGAGGGAGATGAAGTTCTGGTTCCTGCCAATACTTTCTTTGCGACTTTTCTTGCCATTTCAAACCAAAGGCTAATACCCGTGGCAGTGGAACCTGAGCTTACTAGTTTCAATATCTCTGCAAGGTCTCTTGAACAAAAGATTACAAAAAAATCCCGTGCCTTGGTATTGGTTCATCTTTTCGGGAGAAATGCCTATAGTGAAGAGATTAAGCAACTAATAGACAAGCATCAACTTAAGCTAATCGAGGACAATGCACAAGCAGTAGGCTGTATGTTTAAGGGAGTTAGAACCGGTGCATTGGGCCATGTTTCTGCCCATAGCTTTTACCCTGCAAAAAACTTGGGAGCCTTAGGGGATGCCGGAGCAGTTACAACCAACGAACAGGAATTAGCTAACATTATTCGGGCCTTGACCAATTATGGGGGTACTGAAAAACACAAATATGAATATATTGGCACCCATTCCAAGATGGATGAAATTCAAGCAGGTGTACTGAATGTAAAATTACCCCATTTGGACAAAAACAATTGCCGTAGAGATGAAATTGCTAGTATCTATCTTGATAGAATTGACTCATGTCACGTGACATTGCCCTTGAAATCTAAGCCGAGCCCTCTTCTTTCTCATACTTGGCATTTGTTTACTTTACTAGTATCAAACAGGGAGAGACTGATTCAATATCTATCTCAAAAAGGAATAGAAACTGCCATCCACTACCCTATTCCTCCACATCTTCAGCCTGCTTACAGAAAAATGAATTTTGGGAAATTGCCCCTAACAGAACGGATTCATCGAGAAATTTTAAGTATTCCTCTCCACCCCTCGTTGCGCGAAAATGAAGTCTCTACAATAATAGAATCAATAAACAAATGGGAAGGGAAATAACCAGAATACCATAGGAGTCATCAGCCTTGCTCTCAACAGCCTTTAATTCAAAAAAATCCTGATGCACTTGACTACAGCAGCATCAGGATTTGATTAATTTCATTTTATTTTGATAAGCTCTACCCAAAAAAGGTAAGAGACAATGTATTACGTATTGAAATCACTTCAAAATTCATCACAGCGATAAAATGCTAAAACTGGTTTTCCTTCGATTACAACACCCATTACACATCCCATCACCTAATCCGTTTTTCTTTGAATGCATAAATCAACTTAACTTTTTTGAAAATCTTTGAAGGCATTGATCAAACCATTGGTAGAAGAATCATGTGAAGCTATTTCCTCATCGGATTGCAGTTCCGGTAAAATTGATTTTGCCATTACCTTCCCTAACTCGACACCCCATTGATCGAAACTATAGATGTTCCATATTACACCCTGCACGAAAATTTTATGTTCATACATAGCTATTAAAGCACCTAAGGTAGATGGATTGATCTTCTTCACAAGGATTGAATTGGTAGGCCGGTTGCCTTCAAAAACCCGATGAGGCGCAATTTTATTGATGATTTCAGGAGACTTACTTTCCTTTTTCATCTCCTCTTTTACCTCCTCTAGTGATTTACCATTCATCAATGCTTCTGTTTGTGCAAAAAAGTTCGACATTAACTTAGCGTGATGGTCACTTACAGGATTGTGCGTTTGCGCAGGAGCGATAAAATCACAAGGTATCATTTGTGTACCTTGGTGGATCAATTGGTAGAAAGCATGCTGACCATTGGTGCCGGGCTCTCCCCAAATAACAGGCCCTGTGGAATAATTTACTTTTTTACCTTCTCGATCGATGTATTTACCATTGCTTTCCATATTACCCTGTTGGAAGTAAGCAGGAAAACGGTGCATGTATTGGTCATAAGGTAGAATCGTTTCAGAAGTAGCTCCCAAAAAGTTGGTATTCCAGATTCCTAGGAGTGCAAGCAAAACCGGTAAATTTTTATCAAATGATTCTGATCTAAAATGTTTATCCATATCATGCGCCCCTTCCAATAACTTCCTGAAATTATCGAAACCAACAGCGCAAGCAACAGTTAAACCTATGGCAGACCATAAGGAATACCTTCCTCCTACCCAATCCCAAAATTCAAACATGTTATTAAGGTCGATACCAAACTCTCTTACCGCATTACCATTTGTAGAAAGGGCTACAAAATGCTTGGCCACCTCTACTTCATTGCGAGCTTGATCCAAAAACCAAGACCTTGCAGTATGAGCGTTGGTCATGGTTTCCTGAGTTGTAAAGGTTTTAGATGCGATAAAAAACATCGTTGTCTCCGGATTTACTTGTTTAAGCACCTCAGTTATGTGGGAGCCATCCACATTGGAGACAAAATAGGTTTTAATATGAGGGTGTTGGTAAGGTTTAAGTGCTTCTGTGACCATAACTGGACCCAAGTCAGAACCACCAATACCAATATTAACAAGGGACTCTATAGGCTTTCCAGTATATCCCTTCCAAACGCCTTTTGACACTTTCTCCGAAAAAACCTTCATTTTTTCCAAGACTTCATTGACTTCCGGCATAACATCCTTTCCATCAACATAGACCGGATCATTGGATCTATTTCTCAATGCAGTATGTAATACTGCCCTACCTTCTGTAGCATTGATGGGCTTACCTGAAAACATATCGTCTATGGCTTCTTTCAAACTTGTCTGGTTTGCCAAAGCTAAAAGTGAAGAGAGTATACGCTCATCTATTCCATTTTTTGAATAGTCAAGCAAAATATCTTTAAAACGAACACTGTACTTTTTGAATCGATTCGGATCTTCTTTAAACAAAGATTTTATTTCAATAGGATTTTTAGCAGCTTCGGACAAATCTTTCCAGGCTGCAGTTGAGGTGGGGTTGGTATTTTTCATGGTATCATTAAATTCAATTATGAACCTTAAAGCTAAAAATAAAATTCAAGCAATTAAAAAAGTAATTCAGTGATTTATTGATTCAAATTGCTTTGGTAGGTTTCCAATTTAAATTTCATTCATTGATCTGAAGTGTATTTCGAAATTAAACTTCTCTAAATCAGAACAATTTTCTAACAAAATAGCATTATTACTCAAAAAATCAACTAAGTTCTTCCTTAATCTATTTTAATAAGTTAACTTAAAAAGAAAAGTCTTACAGAAGGCATGTTTAGTCTCTTATTAAACACAAAATCTTACTAGAAAAAGGAAATTAAAAACTTTAAAATCCATTAAATAATATTTAATAATTAATATTATAACGATAACTTTGTCTTTTCCTTGAAGGATCACAGAAGCCCTAAGAACCAACTAAAGGGAGATAAATATAACCAATAAATAGATTTAGAAAGGAATAATAGAACAATACTATTACCTCAGGGTTAATAAACAGGTAATGAGGATATAATGTGTATTGTTGTTTGGTGTCAGCAATTTATGAAGCAGATCATTATTGACATTAACTCACTATAATAATATACTCAGTAAAACACATTCCTCAAATCCGAATTTTCACAAAAAACTGTTTATTACTTGATGTGATGAATTAATTCTGTTTAAAACTTAAACAAACAATAACCTTTGGCTGCGTTTTTTAATTTAAAAATTATTTTTTCCATTGCTGCATTTCTGTCAGTGATGTTTGCAACGCATTCTTTATATGCTCAAACAGATACCATTCAATCACAAGTAGATGAGTTACAAGCATTAGAAAATCGAGAAAACTTTAGCCCCACGATCAATTTTATAGACCAATTGAATCGCTTAGGGGAGATTTATTACCACAGAAATCCGGACAGTCTTTATTTACTTGCTATGAAAAGCCTGAAAGCAAGTGAGCAGATATCCTACACTGCCGGCAAAGTGGATGCTTACAGAAACATTGGTGCTTATCACAACCTTAAAGGCGAATACACCCAAGCTTTAAGTTATTTTAAGGAAGGGTTAAGCTTGGCAGAAAAAGAAGAATACTGGTTAGGCTTAGCTAATATATACAATAGCATGGGGCTTAACGATTACGAAAGGGGAAATTATTCAGATGCAGTGACCCATTATTTACAGGCACTTAAAATTAAAGAAAAACACCTATCGAAACTTGAGCAAAGCAAAACCCTGAATAACTTGGGCTTGGTGTTTATGGATTTCGGAGATATTGAAAAAGCTTTGGCATATCATACTCGAGCGCTAAAGATCAGGGAAGCTTACAATGACCAGACAGGCATCGCTTCTTCCAGGATAAACATTGCTTTAATTTATAAGGAAAGAGGGGAATTGGAAGAGGCCATGTCACAATTTGAAGCTACACTTGAGTTAGGCTTAAAGATGAATAATAGGCAACTAATTTCTGTGAGTTATTTTAATATTGGTGAACTTTTTCTCCTCCGTGGAGCAAACGAAAACGCATATAGAAACTTTGAAAAAGCCTATTTTGTAGACAAAGAAAGGGAGGACCTGGTCGGGATTGGTTTTGATTTACTAGGTATGGGTGAAGCGCAGCTAAACATGAACCAGCTTCATAAGGCCAAGCAAAACATTCAAGAAAGTCTTGAAATCTTTGTGGAAAGTGACATCAAAAGCAATATCGACAAAAGTCACTTATTGTTGAGTAAGGTATTTGAAAAAATGAATGACAATGCACAAGCCCTACATCATTTCAAATTGCATAAATTGTATCAAGACAGCATTGTCAATTTGGAGACCAATAAACAAATTCAAGAAATCAGCGCCAAATATGAATTTGACAAGAAGGAAACGGAGCTTTTACAACAACAGAAAGAGAAAGATCTCTTGAATGAAAAAAGGATTGCCCAAAATATTCGCAACGGAGTATCAATTATTTTAATCATCCTTTTGATCGCATTTATTCTTGCCATCCGATCCATAAAAGTACAAACAAAGGCCAAGGCACTGGTCACCAAACAAAGAAATGAATATGAAAAACTAAATAAAAGATTACTGCTTCAAAAGAAAGAAAATGAAAAAATAACTAAGCAATTGTTTCAGGTAAATGAAACGAAAGATAAAATTTTCAGTATAGTTGGCCATGACCTTAAAAGTCCCGTCACCAGTTTAAAAGGGCTGATGCAATATGTGGTAGATGAAAATTTAGATCGAAAAGAATTTCTATTGGTTTCCAAGCAATTGCGTAATGAAGTTGAACAAGTTCATTTTACGCTTGTTAACTTATTAAATTGGGCTAAAGGTCAAATGAGAGGAATCGTTACAGATCCTACAACCATATCCATGCATCAACTGGTGGAACAAAACATAAGCTTAAACGAACCGATTTCAAAAAATAAGAATATTGAAATAGTAGACGAATTGGAAGAAAATACAATTTGTTATGCTGACAAAGATCAAATAAGTTTGGCTTTAAGAAATGTATTAAACAATGCCATAAAATTCACCCCTAAAGGAGGTAAAATAATTATTTCCAGTAAAAAAGCTGCTAGGCAAGGTTATTGGGAGATTTCAATACAGGACAATGGTATAGGAATGTCTGATGAAATTTTAAAAAATTTATTTTCTAAGGAACTGGGAGGTAAACAACAATATGGTACGGAAGGTGAGAAAGGAACAGGCTTAGGCTTACAATTAACGAAAGATTTTATTGTAAAAAATGGGGGCGAAATTAAGGTCAGCAGTAAGCCCAATAATGGAACCACTTTTACTTTCACTATTCCTTCCGCCTATGTTTGAAGAATGGAAATATTGCACCCTTTAGTTGATAAATCAAAATTTAATGCTTTAATTAACCATTAATTTATACTAAGGATCAATAAAATCAATCTGGGAAATTATTTCACTTATATTAAGAAAGTGAAGTAAATAATAAAAAGACGTTTCCATTATATTTTCCAAATGAAAAATCAAAAGTGGCTATCATTTCCAAATCAGTTTAACGTTTTTTTTAATAAAATTGTATCAAAAAGATTTTCCTTTTAGCCTTATGCGTACCAATTTAAAATTTTAGCAAATATTTAATATTAATGTAAACATGACACGAAAAACATTTTTAGCTTTCAAGACAAAAATAGCCATTGCATTAATTCTCGTATTGTTTCTCATATTTGCTAAAAGTCTGGTCGATAAAAGCAACGTAGATGAATTGGAAGCTTCTTTTGTAACTGTATATGAAGACCGTTTGGTTGTTCAAGATTATATTTTCAACAT of the Cyclobacterium marinum DSM 745 genome contains:
- a CDS encoding DegT/DnrJ/EryC1/StrS family aminotransferase; this encodes MKENSPIKFLDLKAINQAFEPELSETILQISRSGQYVNGEISAKFEKNFADYIGTQHCISLGNGTNALELILRAYLILGHLKEGDEVLVPANTFFATFLAISNQRLIPVAVEPELTSFNISARSLEQKITKKSRALVLVHLFGRNAYSEEIKQLIDKHQLKLIEDNAQAVGCMFKGVRTGALGHVSAHSFYPAKNLGALGDAGAVTTNEQELANIIRALTNYGGTEKHKYEYIGTHSKMDEIQAGVLNVKLPHLDKNNCRRDEIASIYLDRIDSCHVTLPLKSKPSPLLSHTWHLFTLLVSNRERLIQYLSQKGIETAIHYPIPPHLQPAYRKMNFGKLPLTERIHREILSIPLHPSLRENEVSTIIESINKWEGK
- a CDS encoding FAD-binding oxidoreductase, with product MESYQLKILDKSVVTHDTYAFKIEKPKGYTFVPGQATELSLLKEGWENVKRPFSLTSLPKDDFLEFTIKTYEDHEGVTKRLGNVQVGDKVEIGDAWGAISYKGEGVFLAGGAGITPFISILRDLRQKNEIGNNQLIFANKTNDDIILFEELKTILGHKFQNIIENQKDTAYDQGRIDKEYLKENINDFKHQNFYVCGPEGFIKAVNGALKDLGANPEALVFEK
- a CDS encoding DUF302 domain-containing protein; amino-acid sequence: MKYYINKTLEAQSFSGVKDKVTEALKEQGFGVLTEIDIQATMKKKLDKDYLPTLILGACNPGFADKVLTIDPNMSATLPCNVTIRELENGKVEVSAIDPEAAMVPVGKEEIKPLAKEVKEKLAKAIETIK
- the pgi gene encoding glucose-6-phosphate isomerase, encoding MKNTNPTSTAAWKDLSEAAKNPIEIKSLFKEDPNRFKKYSVRFKDILLDYSKNGIDERILSSLLALANQTSLKEAIDDMFSGKPINATEGRAVLHTALRNRSNDPVYVDGKDVMPEVNEVLEKMKVFSEKVSKGVWKGYTGKPIESLVNIGIGGSDLGPVMVTEALKPYQHPHIKTYFVSNVDGSHITEVLKQVNPETTMFFIASKTFTTQETMTNAHTARSWFLDQARNEVEVAKHFVALSTNGNAVREFGIDLNNMFEFWDWVGGRYSLWSAIGLTVACAVGFDNFRKLLEGAHDMDKHFRSESFDKNLPVLLALLGIWNTNFLGATSETILPYDQYMHRFPAYFQQGNMESNGKYIDREGKKVNYSTGPVIWGEPGTNGQHAFYQLIHQGTQMIPCDFIAPAQTHNPVSDHHAKLMSNFFAQTEALMNGKSLEEVKEEMKKESKSPEIINKIAPHRVFEGNRPTNSILVKKINPSTLGALIAMYEHKIFVQGVIWNIYSFDQWGVELGKVMAKSILPELQSDEEIASHDSSTNGLINAFKDFQKS
- a CDS encoding alpha/beta hydrolase, translated to MMRFFIFVFLLAWCGSCSLRGITVTENVTYMEEGYLGELPEKSLNIFRPKKIKEALPVLVFIHGGSWRSGSKEKYSLVGRRWARRNIVAVIIDYPLSPEYKIHSMAKASAKALNWVDENIADYGGDPGKIVVSGHSAGGHLASLISIREEYFDSLGVDSPIAAAVLNDAAGLDMYHYLKEKNYAPGTSHLKTFTDAPQVWKDTSPIYFLHKDMPPMFFMMGGKTYESILVGTDRFMKEYKKFVSEPNFKIQKNKRHIPMMLQMVYTPSRGFKWVIDYVKAVGE
- the rimO gene encoding 30S ribosomal protein S12 methylthiotransferase RimO encodes the protein MKARTLKKDKVNIITMGCSKNLVDSEVLLSQLKGNGIDARHESSAEDNNIVIINTCGFIDNAKQESINTILEYATAKDQGLVDKVYVTGCLSQRYKDDLEVEIPQVDAFFGTRELPALLKKFKADYKHELVGERLLSHASHYAYMKISEGCDRPCSFCAIPLMRGGHVSRPIEELVKEAKHKVAGGTKEILLIAQDSTYYGLDLYKKRRLADLLRALSDVEGLEWIRLHYAYPTGFPMDVLEVMSERDNICNYLDIPLQHGSTEVLKTMRRGTTREKQEALINEIRSKIPDIAIRTTLITGHPGEGEAEFEEMVDFVERMRFERLGVFTYSHEEDTHAYGLEDSVPQEVKQERANRLMEIQEQISFELNQEKIGKEFKVLIDKKENGRFVGRTAYDSVEVDNEVLIDASKFYCRLGDFVNVKITEATEFDLYGEVI
- the trhA gene encoding PAQR family membrane homeostasis protein TrhA; this translates as MAGQVDRKQTIKEEFANTLTHLIGILFSIVAISLLVVFSVLNGTALHVVSCCIFGATMLLLYTSSTLYHAIQSKQLKPLLRSIDHISIYFLISGTYTPFLLIGLGGTLGWVYFGIVWTITLLGLVFKIFFIGRFEKLSLILYLCMGWMALLLIKPLVSNLSTEIIYLIAAGGLSYTIGTVFYANKKMLYAHAIWHVFVFVGTSLHFIAILFMIT